The following are from one region of the Nicotiana tabacum cultivar K326 chromosome 3, ASM71507v2, whole genome shotgun sequence genome:
- the LOC107830079 gene encoding putative LRR receptor-like serine/threonine-protein kinase At1g53420: MLPSRSITTAWILTLNCCFLFLIFSESKVPQEEVDVLQQIAKTMGATYLNFDADSCRIEEVGVRVKPRGWYENIVECDRGIGGDEFNHITKIVLKGLSLPGVLPPELVKLPNIRQIDFAYNYLTGRIPVEWATKQLTNISVLVNRLSGGIPKELGNITSLLYLNLEGNQFSRTVPSELGKLIYMETLILSSNQLVGEVPTSFSELINLTDFRINDNNFSGQIPDFIQNWKQLTKLEMHATGLEGPIPSNISLLNKLTDLRISDIGGPAQAFPPLSDNMGLVTLVLRNCSLSGELPVYIWAMKDLHTLDVTFNKLVGGIPNNISARSMLKFVFLTGNMLSGVIPDSILKDGINVDLSYNNFTSQGPDQHACQQNMNLYVNLYKSSAAASPLRRILPCTEDFACPRYGCSLHVNCGGNDFTVKEGGREVNYEGDAGVDGGSARYFSTSTNFWGLSSTGDFMDDNNDQNARFIESTPSKSLSELYNNARMSPLSLTYFRYCLENGSYNVSLEFAEITFTNDSTYTSLGRRVFDIYIQEKLVWKDFNIVNEADGVQKPVLRHFNTSVTDNTLEIRFYWAGKGTTRIPVRGNYGPLISAISLKPTFKSCSEEDKKSVTVYVIVGVVAICIFLLVMSILWWKGYLQCKKRQRKDLEGMELQTVSFTLKQIKAATSNFDASNKIGEGGFGAVYKGRLSDGISVAVKQLSHQSRQGNREFLNEIGMISCLQHPNLVKLHGCCIEGTELLLVYEYLENNSLARALFNPEKSQLILDWPTRFKICVGIAKGLAYLHEESSLKIVHRDIKATNVLLDKDLNPKISDFGLARLTEDEKTHISTRVAGTIGYMAPEYALWGYLSYKADVYSFGIVLLEIVSGKNNNSYAPSDNFICLLDWACHLLQNGIIEELVDDKLGSRFSKAEAERIIKVALLCTSATPSLRPLMSEAVGMLEGKREVPDDIPEASTYTDDLRFKALKDFQREKQNQSASSNQAQLASIQTASDLCEYNPESRSD; this comes from the exons ATGCTCCCATCTAGAAGCATCACCACAGCTTGGATTCTTACATTGAACTGCTGCTTCTTGTTCTTGATATTTTCGGAGTCCAAAGTGCCTCAAGAAGAAG TGGATGTCCTCCAACAAATCGCCAAAACCATGGGTGCAACATATTTGAATTTCGATGCAGATTCATGCAGAATTGAAGAGGTTGGAGTCAGAGTTAAGCCACGTGGGTGGTATGAGAATATTGTCGAATGTGATCGTGGCATCGGAGGTGACGAATTCAACCACATCACAAAAAT TGTGTTAAAGGGTTTAAGTCTTCCAGGAGTTCTCCCACCTGAATTGGTAAAGCTTCCCAACATCAGACAAAT TGATTTTGCATACAACTATCTCACTGGTAGAATACCAGTTGAGTGGGCCACAAAACAGCTGACTAACAT CTCTGTTCTTGTAAACCGGTTGTCAGGGGGAATCCCAAAGGAGTTGGGAAACATCACCAGCCTTTTATACCT GAACCTCGAGGGGAACCAGTTTTCACGCACTGTTCCTTCTGAACTAGGGAAATTGATCTACATGGAAACCCT GATTTTATCCTCCAACCAATTGGTGGGAGAGGTGCCAACTTCATTTTCTGAACTCATAAATTTAACAGATTT TAGGATAAATGATAACAATTTCAGCGGACAGATTCCAGATTTCATACAGAACTGGAAACAACTTACCAAACT GGAGATGCATGCCACCGGACTAGAGGGTCCCATTCCATCAAACATATCTCTTCTGAATAAGTTAACAGATTT GAGGATCAGTGACATAGGTGGACCAGCTCAGGCATTTCCTCCACTGAGTGATAACATGGGCTTGGTAACCTT GGTATTGAGAAACTGCAGCCTTTCTGGAGAACTTCCTGTATATATTTGGGCGATGAAGGATCTGCATACGTT AGATGTTACCTTCAACAAGTTAGTTGGAGGAATCCCAAACAATATTAGTGCTAGAAGTATGCTGAAATTTGT GTTTCTTACTGGCAACATGCTCAGTGGAGTTATACCTGACTCAATTTTGAAGGATGGAATAAATGT TGATCTTTCCTACAATAATTTTACATCGCAAGGACCTGACCAACATGCTTGTCAGCAAAATAT GAATCTGTATGTAAACTTGTACAAGAGCTCTGCAGCAGCAAGCCCCTT AAGGAGAATTCTTCCATGTACAGAGGATTTCGCTTGTCCTCGGT ATGGGTGCTCATTACATGTTAATTGTGGTGGAAATGATTTTACCGTAAAGGAGGGCGGCCGAGAGGTTAATTATGAAGGAGATGCAGGAGTTGATGGTGGTTCTGCTAGATATTTCAGTACTAGTACCAATTTTTGGGGATTGAGTAGCACTGGGGACTTTATGGATGATAATAACGATCAAAATGCTCGTTTTATTGAAAGTACACCATCAAAAAGCCTCTCTGAATTGTACAATAATGCTCGGATGTCTCCCCTCTCGCTCACTTACTTCCGTTATTGCTTGGAGAATGGGAGTTACAATGTCAGCTTGGAATTTGCTGAAATAACTTTTACAAATGACAGCACATATACCAGTCTTGGAAGGCGAGTGTTTGATATATACATTCAG GAGAAATTAGTTTGGAAAGACTTCAATATTGTGAATGAGGCTGATGGAGTTCAAAAGCCCGTACTTAGGCATTTTAACACCAGTGTTACAGATAATACCTTGGAGATTCGATTTTACTGGGCTGGCAAAGGCACTACCAGAATCCCAGTTAGAGGGAATTACGGCCCCCTCATATCTGCTATTTCACTCAAACCAA CTTTTAAATCTTGTTCGGAGGAAGATAAGAAGAGTGTGACTGTTTATGTTATTGTTGGAGTAGTGGCTATATGCATTTTCCTGTTGGTAATGAGCATACTTTGGTGGAAAGGCTATCTGCAATGCAAAAAGAGACAGAGAAAAG ATTTAGAGGGCATGGAGCTGCAGACCGTTTCTTTTACTTTAAAGCAAATAAAGGCTGCCACTAGCAACTTTGATGCTTCTAACAAGATAGGGGAAGGTGGTTTTGGTGCAGTTTACAAG GGCCGGTTATCTGATGGTATTTCAGTTGCAGTGAAGCAGCTCTCACACCAATCAAGACAGGGAAACCGTGAATTCTTAAATGAGATTGGCATGATTTCTTGTTTGCAACACCCAAATCTTGTTAAGCTGCATGGTTGCTGCATTGAAGGGACTGAATTACTGCTCGTATATGAATACTTGGAGAACAATAGCCTTGCTCGTGCATTATTTA ATCCAGAGAAAAGTCAATTGATACTTGATTGGCCGACAAGGTTCAAGATTTGTGTTGGGATTGCTAAAGGTCTAGCTTACCTTCACGAGGAATCAAGCCTTAAAATTGTACACAGAGACATTAAAGCTACTAATGTACTGCTAGATAAGGatttaaatcccaaaatttcgGATTTCGGGTTGGCTAGACTTACTGAAGATGAGAAGACCCATATTAGCACTCGAGTTGCTGGAACAAT AGGATACATGGCACCAGAGTATGCACTGTGGGGTTATTTGTCCTACAAAGCAGATGTCTACAGCTTTGGGATTGTCCTCCTTGAAATTGTTAGTGGCAAGAACAACAATAGCTATGCCCCTTCCGACAATTTCATTTGTCTTTTAGACTGG GCCTGTCACTTGCTACAAAATGGAATAATAGAGGAGCTCGTTGATGATAAATTGGGTTCTCGTTTCAGCAAAGCAGAAGCAGAAAGGATAATAAAAGTAGCACTATTATGCACTAGTGCGACGCCATCACTCAGGCCTCTAATGTCTGAGGCTGTAGGCATGCTTGAAGGGAAACGAGAAGTTCCTGATGATATCCCAGAAGCAAGTACGTATACTGATGATTTGAGATTTAAAGCATTGAAAGATTTCCAACGAGAGAAGCAAAATCAAAGCGCATCAAGTAATCAAGCTCAGTTAGCGAGCATACAAACTGCCTCTGATCTCTGTGAATACAATCCGGAATCAAGATCTGACTGA
- the LOC142177973 gene encoding uncharacterized protein LOC142177973 produces MARQDAEASNAVITGIITIGSYGAYALIDPGSTYSYVSPSFSIYLERGIESLNVPYIVVTPVGETISMDRVYRECVIFIQGRDTVVDLLVLPMSDLDVIMGMHWLASCYASVDCHSKLIRFDFPGEPCLVWKGITPLTRGKIISYVKARRMINNGCLGFIATVHDTRLEDVTIDNVPVVREFADVFPEDLPGPPPTREIEFSIDLALANRGVRIDHTLPGRLLAGLVAQSSLVGQVKALQFEDPHLAKLRDRVQNGDVKSFAIDSEGVLRRNGRLCIPMIPLQEIELVADESVRVDPIAEVSHRIVRGGFHFRLA; encoded by the exons ATGGCCAGACAAGATGCCGAGGCATCTAatgcagtcatcacaggtattatcacTATCGGTTCTTATGGAGCTTACGCTCTTATTGATCCTGgttctacgtattcatatgtatcTCCATCTTTTTCCATATACTTAGAGCGAGGAATTGAGTCTCTTAATGTGCCTTATATTGTGGTGACCCCAGTGGGGGAGACTATATCTATGGATAGAGTCTATAGAGAATGTGTGATATTTATTCAAGGCAGGGACACCGTAGTCGATCTACTAGTATTGCCTATGTCTGACCTTGATGTAATTATGGGTATGCATTGGttagcttcatgttatgcttcagTTGATTGTCATTCCAAGCTTATACGTTTTGACTTTCCTGGAGAACCATGTTTAGTGTGGAAAGGCATAACTCCTCTGACTCGGGGAAAGATAATATCATATGTAAAAGCACGTCGAATGATTAATAATGGGTGCTTGGGTTTTATTGCTACCGTTCATGATACGCGTTTGGAGGATGTTACTATTGATAATGTTCCAGTGGTTCGAGAATTTGCTGATGTATTTCCAGAAGATTTACCCGGGCCGCCTCCGACAAGAGAAATTGAgttcagtattgatttg GCGTTGGCCAATCGGGGAGTGCGTATTGATCATACATTGCCGGGCAGATTACTTGCGGGTTTGGTAGCACAATCATCCTTGGTTGGACAGGTCAAGGCTCTTCAATTTGAAGATCCCCATCTTGCTAAACTTCGAGATCGAGTGCAGAATGGGGATGTTAAGTCATTTGCTATTGACAGTGAAGGTGTGTTACGTCGAAATGGTAGATTGTGTATCCCCATG ATACCATTGCAGGAGATAGAGCTAGTGGCTGACGAGTCTGTTCGAGTGGATCCTATTGCTGAGGTGAGCCACCGCATCGTTCGTGGAGGATTTCATTTCAGACTTGCTTAG